The proteins below come from a single Micromonospora citrea genomic window:
- a CDS encoding PQQ-dependent sugar dehydrogenase: MSTQDVSTPRLRRRFSAASALLLVATAGTVALGAGPAQAHPIVGTDFQQVTLAKGVAEVGEPMTIAVLPDRSVLHTARNGTVRRTDSAGTTSVIGTLPVYTHDEEGLQGIGADPNFASNRHIYLYYAPPLATPAGDAPATGTDFSAWQGVNRLSRFTLNADFTINTGSRVDILDVPADRGICCHVGGDIDFDAAGNLYLSTGDDTNPFDSAGYAPIDERTNRNPAYDAQRTAANTNDLRGKILRIKVNANGTYSIPAGNMFVDSDARTRPEIYAMGFRNPFRMSVDRATGIVYVGDYGPDAGTTSARGPSGQVEFNRITGPGNYGWPYCTGTNTATETYAEWDFAAGTGGAKYNCSGGPTNNSFRNTGLPTLPGAKPAWIRYAGDAGTPPEFGGGSESPMAGPVYRYDAALNSTTKFPQSFDGQFFAGELGRGWVKPIHLNADGSPGGIDTFPWNGKQIMDMAFGPEGALYILDYGTGYFNGDANSALYRYDYIAGGNRAPTAVAAADKTSGAAPLTVNFSSAGSSDPEGGALTYSWAFGDGTSSTAANPSKTYTANGTYQVTLTVRDPQGATGTANVQIGVGNTAPTVTINSPANGKLFSYGDTVPFSITVTDPEDGAIDCTKVKMTYVLGHDNHGHQITSKNGCSGSITIPVDGEHDDAANIFAVFDAEYTDAGGLTTHKQHTLQPRKRQAEHFKTSSGVGTFDKGTAEGGRTVGDIHNGDWIAFEPYRIDNATSFSARVSSAGAGGTLQVRVGSPTGTVLGSATVPVTGAWDAFTTVSGSISGAPASTGTLYLTFAGTGTGALYDVDTFAFTTGSAGVRTGPVVGLGGKCLDVRNAATADGTQIQIYGCNGSAAQTWTVTPNSTVKALGKCLDVSGGASADGTKIQLWTCNGTGAQNWSAQADGTLKNPQSGKCLDVSGNNPADGQAVHLWTCHTGANQKWTLP, encoded by the coding sequence ATGTCCACCCAGGACGTCTCCACTCCACGGCTCCGGCGACGCTTCTCCGCCGCCTCGGCGCTGCTGCTGGTCGCCACCGCCGGCACGGTCGCCCTCGGCGCCGGCCCGGCCCAGGCCCACCCCATCGTCGGCACCGACTTCCAGCAGGTCACCCTCGCCAAGGGCGTCGCCGAGGTGGGCGAGCCCATGACGATCGCGGTGCTGCCGGACCGGTCGGTCCTGCACACCGCCCGCAACGGCACCGTCCGGCGGACGGACTCCGCCGGCACCACCTCCGTGATCGGCACGCTGCCGGTCTACACCCACGACGAGGAGGGGTTGCAGGGCATCGGGGCCGACCCGAACTTCGCCAGCAACCGGCACATCTACCTCTACTACGCGCCACCGCTGGCCACCCCCGCCGGCGACGCGCCGGCGACCGGCACCGACTTCTCGGCCTGGCAGGGCGTCAACCGGCTGTCCCGGTTCACCCTCAACGCCGACTTCACGATCAACACCGGCAGCAGGGTCGACATCCTCGACGTGCCCGCCGACCGGGGCATCTGCTGCCACGTCGGCGGCGACATCGACTTCGACGCCGCCGGCAACCTCTACCTCTCCACCGGCGACGACACCAACCCGTTCGACTCGGCCGGGTACGCGCCCATCGACGAGCGCACCAACCGCAACCCTGCGTACGACGCGCAGCGCACCGCCGCCAACACCAACGACCTGCGCGGCAAGATCCTGCGGATCAAGGTGAACGCCAACGGCACGTACTCGATCCCGGCCGGCAACATGTTCGTCGACTCGGACGCGCGGACCCGCCCCGAGATCTACGCGATGGGCTTCCGCAACCCGTTCCGGATGAGCGTCGACCGGGCCACCGGCATCGTCTACGTGGGCGACTACGGCCCGGACGCCGGCACCACCAGCGCCCGGGGCCCCAGCGGCCAGGTCGAGTTCAACCGGATCACCGGTCCCGGCAACTACGGCTGGCCGTACTGCACGGGCACCAACACCGCCACCGAGACGTACGCCGAGTGGGACTTCGCCGCCGGGACCGGTGGGGCGAAGTACAACTGCTCCGGCGGGCCGACCAACAACTCGTTCCGCAACACGGGCCTGCCCACCCTGCCCGGCGCGAAGCCGGCCTGGATCCGGTACGCCGGCGACGCCGGCACCCCGCCGGAGTTCGGCGGCGGCTCCGAGTCGCCCATGGCCGGCCCCGTCTACCGCTACGACGCCGCGCTCAACTCCACCACCAAGTTCCCGCAGTCCTTCGACGGGCAGTTCTTCGCCGGCGAACTCGGCCGGGGCTGGGTCAAGCCGATCCACCTCAACGCCGACGGCAGCCCGGGCGGCATCGACACGTTCCCGTGGAACGGCAAGCAGATCATGGACATGGCGTTCGGGCCCGAGGGCGCGCTCTACATCCTCGACTACGGCACCGGCTACTTCAACGGCGACGCCAACTCGGCGCTCTACCGCTACGACTACATCGCCGGCGGCAACCGGGCGCCGACCGCTGTCGCCGCGGCCGACAAGACCTCCGGCGCGGCCCCGCTGACCGTGAACTTCTCCTCGGCCGGGTCCAGCGACCCGGAGGGCGGGGCGCTCACGTACTCCTGGGCGTTCGGCGACGGCACCAGCTCGACGGCGGCCAACCCCAGCAAGACCTACACCGCCAACGGCACCTACCAGGTCACGCTGACCGTACGCGACCCCCAGGGCGCCACCGGCACGGCGAACGTGCAGATCGGCGTCGGCAACACCGCGCCCACGGTCACCATCAACAGCCCGGCCAACGGCAAGCTGTTCAGCTACGGCGACACCGTGCCGTTCAGCATCACGGTGACCGACCCGGAGGACGGGGCCATCGACTGCACCAAGGTCAAGATGACGTACGTGCTGGGCCACGACAACCACGGCCACCAGATCACCTCGAAGAACGGCTGCTCGGGCTCGATCACCATCCCCGTCGACGGTGAACACGACGACGCGGCGAACATCTTCGCCGTCTTCGACGCCGAGTACACCGACGCGGGCGGGCTGACCACGCACAAGCAGCACACCCTCCAGCCGCGCAAGCGCCAGGCGGAGCACTTCAAGACCTCCTCCGGCGTCGGCACCTTCGACAAGGGCACCGCCGAGGGCGGCAGGACCGTCGGTGACATCCACAACGGCGACTGGATCGCGTTCGAGCCGTACCGGATCGACAACGCGACCTCGTTCAGCGCCCGGGTCTCCTCGGCCGGTGCCGGCGGCACCCTCCAGGTGCGGGTCGGCTCGCCCACGGGCACCGTGCTCGGCTCCGCGACCGTGCCGGTCACCGGCGCCTGGGACGCGTTCACCACGGTCAGCGGCAGCATCTCCGGGGCGCCGGCCAGCACCGGCACGCTCTACCTCACGTTCGCGGGTACGGGCACCGGCGCGCTCTACGACGTGGACACGTTCGCCTTCACCACCGGCTCGGCGGGGGTCCGCACCGGCCCGGTCGTCGGGCTCGGCGGCAAGTGCCTGGACGTGCGCAACGCCGCCACGGCCGACGGCACCCAGATCCAGATCTACGGCTGCAACGGCTCCGCCGCGCAGACGTGGACGGTGACGCCGAACTCGACGGTGAAGGCGCTGGGCAAGTGCCTGGACGTCTCGGGCGGCGCGTCGGCCGACGGGACGAAGATCCAGTTGTGGACGTGCAACGGCACGGGCGCGCAGAACTGGTCGGCCCAGGCGGACGGGACGCTGAAGAACCCGCAGTCGGGCAAGTGCCTGGACGTCTCGGGCAACAACCCGGCCGACGGTCAGGCCGTGCACCTGTGGACCTGCCACACCGGCGCCAACCAGAAGTGGACCCTGCCCTGA
- a CDS encoding ThuA domain-containing protein, with translation MRRLLRPLLGAATAVLAVLACTTPATPASAADAPYDVLVFSKTAGFRHDSIAVGTQAIRDLGAANNFTVTATEDAAQFTTANLSRFEAVVFLNTTGDVLDGTQQSAFESYIGAGGGYVGVHAAADTEYGWSFYGNLVGAYFASHPHIQQANVKAENRAHAATAHLPQTWTRTDEWYNYQTNARSTARVLATLDESSYSGGSMGADHPHSWCKTYSGGRSFYTGGGHTQASYAEPAFRAHLLGGIRYAAGRAKADCRPETGYTPLYNGSTTGWSQAGPGSFSNADATLTSVGGMGLYWYSAKQFTNYSLKLDWRLAGDDNSGVFIGFPASSDPWSAVNNGYEVQIDATDAADRTTGAVYTFKSADIAARDAALNPPGEWNTYELLVEGERLQVFLNGMKINDFTNTDPVRSLAGHIGLQNHGTGDDASFRNIRIRELGVNPPGGNTVQAEAFSSASGVSPFTKAGANGGQTLGHIDPGDWAAYAGLDLTGTTSLRARVVSGGPGGTLQVRTGSATGTVLGSVAVPNTGSWTTFADVTAALSGVPSGTGTLYLTFTGSGTGLFDVDDFTLVRSGGSGGVGPIRGLGGKCLDVRNAATADGTQIQIYGCNGSAAQTWTVTPNSTVKALGKCLDVSGGASADGTKIQLWTCNGTGAQNWSAQADGTLKNPQSGKCLDVSGNNPADGQAVHLWTCHTGANQKWTLP, from the coding sequence ATGCGCAGACTCCTCCGACCCCTCCTCGGCGCGGCCACCGCCGTCCTCGCCGTCCTCGCCTGCACCACCCCGGCCACCCCGGCCAGCGCCGCCGACGCCCCGTACGACGTGCTGGTCTTCTCCAAGACGGCCGGCTTCCGGCACGACTCCATCGCGGTCGGCACCCAGGCGATCCGCGACCTCGGCGCGGCCAACAACTTCACCGTCACCGCCACCGAGGACGCCGCCCAGTTCACGACCGCCAACCTGTCCCGCTTCGAGGCGGTGGTCTTCCTCAACACCACCGGCGACGTGCTCGACGGCACGCAGCAGAGCGCCTTCGAGTCGTACATCGGCGCGGGCGGCGGGTACGTCGGCGTGCACGCCGCCGCCGACACCGAGTACGGCTGGTCCTTCTACGGCAACCTGGTCGGGGCGTACTTCGCCTCGCACCCGCACATCCAGCAGGCGAACGTGAAGGCGGAGAACCGGGCGCACGCGGCGACCGCGCACCTGCCGCAGACCTGGACCCGCACCGACGAGTGGTACAACTACCAGACCAACGCCCGCTCCACGGCCCGGGTGCTGGCCACCCTGGACGAGTCCTCCTACTCGGGCGGCTCGATGGGTGCCGACCACCCGCACTCCTGGTGCAAGACCTACAGCGGCGGCCGGTCCTTCTACACCGGCGGCGGGCACACCCAGGCGTCGTACGCCGAGCCGGCCTTCCGCGCCCACCTGCTCGGCGGCATCCGGTACGCGGCCGGCCGGGCCAAGGCCGACTGCCGGCCCGAGACCGGATACACGCCGCTCTACAACGGCTCCACCACCGGCTGGTCCCAGGCCGGGCCGGGCAGCTTCAGCAACGCCGACGCCACCCTCACCTCGGTCGGCGGGATGGGCCTGTACTGGTACAGCGCGAAGCAGTTCACCAACTACTCGCTGAAGCTGGACTGGCGGCTCGCCGGTGACGACAACTCCGGCGTCTTCATCGGCTTCCCGGCCTCCAGCGACCCCTGGTCGGCGGTCAACAACGGCTACGAGGTGCAGATCGACGCCACCGACGCCGCCGACCGCACGACCGGCGCCGTCTACACCTTCAAGTCCGCCGACATCGCCGCCCGGGACGCGGCGCTGAACCCGCCGGGGGAGTGGAACACCTACGAGCTGCTGGTCGAGGGCGAGCGCCTCCAGGTCTTCCTGAACGGCATGAAGATCAACGACTTCACCAACACCGACCCGGTCCGCTCGCTCGCCGGCCACATCGGGCTCCAGAACCACGGCACCGGCGACGACGCCTCGTTCCGCAACATCCGGATCAGGGAACTGGGTGTCAACCCGCCGGGCGGGAACACCGTCCAGGCCGAGGCGTTCAGCTCGGCCTCCGGGGTCTCGCCGTTCACCAAGGCCGGCGCGAACGGCGGGCAGACCCTCGGGCACATCGACCCGGGCGACTGGGCCGCGTACGCCGGGCTCGACCTGACCGGCACGACGTCGCTGCGGGCGCGGGTGGTCTCCGGCGGGCCGGGCGGCACCCTCCAGGTGCGTACCGGCTCCGCGACCGGCACCGTGCTCGGCTCGGTCGCCGTGCCGAACACGGGGAGCTGGACCACCTTCGCCGACGTCACGGCCGCCCTCTCCGGGGTGCCGTCCGGCACCGGCACGCTCTACCTGACCTTCACCGGCTCGGGCACGGGGCTCTTCGACGTGGACGACTTCACCCTGGTCAGGTCCGGCGGCAGCGGCGGCGTCGGCCCGATCCGGGGTCTGGGCGGCAAGTGCCTGGACGTGCGCAACGCGGCCACGGCCGACGGCACGCAGATCCAGATCTACGGCTGCAACGGCTCCGCCGCGCAGACGTGGACGGTGACGCCGAACTCGACGGTGAAGGCGCTGGGCAAGTGCCTGGACGTCTCGGGCGGCGCGTCGGCGGACGGGACGAAGATCCAGTTGTGGACGTGCAACGGCACGGGTGCGCAGAACTGGTCGGCCCAGGCGGACGGGACGCTGAAGAACCCGCAGTCGGGCAAGTGCCTGGACGTCTCGGGCAACAACCCGGCCGACGGTCAGGCCGTGCACCTGTGGACCTGCCACACCGGCGCCAACCAGAAGTGGACCCTGCCCTGA
- a CDS encoding sugar phosphate isomerase/epimerase family protein yields the protein MARPITLFTGQWADLPFDEVCRLASEWGYDGLEIACWGDHFEVDRALVDDSYVERKRETLAKHNLKVFAISNHLVGQAVCDHPIDERHQGILPARIWGDGEPEGVRRRAAEEMKDTARAAAKLGVDTVVGFTGSSIWHTLAMFPPVPPSMIERGYQDFADRWNPILDVFDETGVRFAHEVHPSEIAYDYWTTKRALEAVGHRPAFGLNWDPSHFVWQELDPVNFIFDFADRIYHVDCKDAKVRTGDGRRGRLASHLPWADMRRGWDFVSTGHGDVPWEDCFRALNAIGYAGPISIEWEDAGMDRLVGAPEALKFVRGLAFDAPAAAFDAAFSSRD from the coding sequence ATGGCGCGACCCATCACGCTCTTCACCGGCCAGTGGGCCGACCTTCCGTTCGACGAGGTCTGCCGGCTCGCCTCCGAGTGGGGCTACGACGGGCTGGAGATCGCCTGCTGGGGCGACCACTTCGAGGTCGACAGGGCACTCGTGGACGACTCGTACGTCGAGCGGAAGCGCGAGACCCTGGCGAAGCACAACCTGAAGGTCTTCGCGATCTCCAACCACCTGGTCGGCCAGGCCGTCTGCGACCACCCGATCGACGAGCGGCACCAGGGCATCCTGCCGGCCAGGATCTGGGGCGACGGCGAGCCCGAGGGCGTACGCCGCCGGGCCGCCGAGGAGATGAAGGACACCGCCCGGGCGGCGGCGAAGCTCGGCGTCGACACCGTCGTCGGCTTCACCGGCTCGTCGATCTGGCACACGCTGGCGATGTTCCCGCCGGTGCCGCCGTCGATGATCGAGCGTGGCTACCAGGACTTCGCCGACCGGTGGAACCCGATCCTCGACGTCTTCGACGAGACGGGGGTGCGCTTCGCCCACGAGGTGCACCCGAGCGAGATCGCGTACGACTACTGGACGACGAAGCGGGCGTTGGAGGCGGTCGGGCACCGGCCCGCGTTCGGGCTGAACTGGGATCCGTCGCACTTCGTCTGGCAGGAGCTGGACCCGGTGAACTTCATCTTCGACTTCGCCGACCGGATCTACCACGTCGACTGCAAGGACGCGAAGGTGCGTACGGGGGACGGGCGGCGGGGCCGGCTCGCCTCGCACCTGCCGTGGGCGGACATGCGGCGCGGCTGGGACTTCGTCTCCACCGGCCACGGCGACGTGCCCTGGGAGGACTGCTTCCGGGCGTTGAACGCGATCGGCTACGCCGGCCCGATCTCGATCGAGTGGGAGGACGCCGGCATGGACCGCCTCGTCGGCGCCCCGGAGGCCCTGAAGTTCGTCCGCGGGCTCGCCTTCGACGCCCCGGCCGCCGCGTTCGACGCCGCGTTCAGCAGCCGGGACTGA
- a CDS encoding MMPL family transporter, producing MPGRGGHGKITLAAVAVVLAWLIVGAVAGPFSGRLGEVATNDNASFLPADAEATRAQELAGRFVDRETTPALVVYERASGITEADTRRAAADAARFAEVPGVVGPLPPPIPSEDGQALQVVVPIDDAGGERIGTVVEELRDIAGGDRDGLTVDVAGPAGLLADLIEVFSAIDGTLLVVTLCVVLVILLVVYRSPILWLFPLLAAGMSFALAAVFVYLLADADVIKLNGQAQGILTVLVFGAGTDYALLLVARYREELHRHERPWDAMRTAWKGAAPAIVASGGTVIVSLLCLLLSSLNSNRALGPVAAIGIAATLLVMLTFLPALLVLGGRWAFWPRRPRPDQADPRVEHGLWSRIAGFVARRARPVWVLTTLALAALALGVTQLGATTLGQTDLFTERTDSVAGQEVVARHYPAGTGSPATIFTRQETARQVAEVAQGVPGVAAVRPVTGERTGPPDPNAPPKVVDGTVQLEATLADPPDSDGAERAIRDLRAAVHAVPGSDAVVGGFTAINVDTSDASTRDRNVIIPVVLLVIAIILALLLRALLAPLLLIATVLLSFAATLGLCALIFRYVFDFPGVDASFPLFAFVFLVALGIDYNIFLMSRVREESARRGTRAGVLTGLAVTGGVITSAGIVLAATFSALAVLPLVVLVELGVAVAVGVLLDTVVVRSLLVPALSYDIGPKVWWPGRLSRTNGEREARHAR from the coding sequence ATGCCCGGAAGAGGTGGCCACGGCAAAATCACGCTCGCCGCCGTGGCGGTCGTGCTCGCGTGGCTGATCGTCGGGGCGGTCGCCGGGCCGTTCTCCGGCCGGCTCGGCGAGGTCGCGACCAACGACAACGCCTCGTTCCTGCCCGCCGACGCCGAGGCGACCCGGGCGCAGGAACTGGCCGGGCGCTTCGTCGACCGGGAGACCACCCCGGCCCTGGTGGTCTACGAGCGCGCCTCCGGCATCACCGAGGCCGACACCCGACGGGCCGCCGCCGACGCCGCCCGGTTCGCCGAGGTGCCCGGCGTCGTCGGCCCCCTGCCGCCGCCGATCCCCAGCGAGGACGGGCAGGCGCTCCAGGTGGTGGTGCCGATCGACGACGCCGGCGGCGAACGGATCGGCACGGTCGTCGAGGAACTGCGCGACATCGCCGGCGGCGACCGCGACGGGCTCACCGTCGACGTGGCCGGACCCGCCGGCCTGCTCGCCGACCTGATCGAGGTCTTCTCCGCCATCGACGGCACCCTGCTGGTCGTCACGCTCTGTGTGGTGCTGGTCATCCTGCTCGTCGTCTACCGCAGCCCGATCCTGTGGCTCTTCCCGCTGCTCGCCGCCGGGATGTCCTTCGCGCTCGCCGCCGTCTTCGTGTACCTGCTCGCCGACGCCGACGTCATCAAGCTCAACGGGCAGGCCCAGGGCATCCTCACCGTGCTCGTCTTCGGCGCGGGCACCGACTACGCGCTGCTGCTCGTCGCGCGCTACCGCGAGGAGCTGCACCGGCACGAGCGCCCCTGGGACGCGATGCGCACCGCCTGGAAGGGCGCCGCGCCGGCGATCGTCGCCTCCGGCGGCACCGTGATCGTCAGCCTGCTCTGCCTGCTGCTGTCCAGCCTCAACTCCAACCGCGCGCTCGGCCCCGTCGCCGCCATCGGCATCGCCGCCACCCTGCTGGTCATGCTGACCTTCCTGCCCGCCCTGCTGGTGCTGGGCGGGCGGTGGGCGTTCTGGCCGCGCCGGCCCCGGCCCGACCAGGCCGACCCGCGCGTCGAGCACGGCCTCTGGAGCCGGATCGCCGGCTTCGTCGCCCGCCGGGCCCGGCCCGTCTGGGTGCTCACCACCCTCGCGCTGGCCGCGCTCGCGCTGGGCGTGACCCAGCTCGGCGCCACCACCCTCGGCCAGACCGACCTGTTCACCGAGCGCACCGACTCCGTCGCCGGCCAGGAGGTCGTCGCCCGGCACTATCCCGCCGGCACCGGCAGCCCGGCCACCATCTTCACCAGGCAGGAGACCGCGCGGCAGGTCGCCGAGGTCGCCCAGGGCGTGCCGGGGGTGGCCGCCGTACGGCCGGTCACCGGCGAGCGAACCGGCCCGCCCGACCCGAACGCGCCGCCGAAGGTCGTCGACGGCACGGTGCAACTGGAGGCGACGCTCGCCGACCCGCCCGACTCCGACGGCGCCGAGCGAGCCATCCGCGACCTGCGGGCGGCGGTGCACGCCGTACCCGGCTCCGACGCCGTGGTCGGCGGCTTCACGGCGATCAACGTGGACACGTCCGACGCCTCGACGCGGGACCGGAACGTGATCATCCCGGTCGTGCTGCTGGTGATCGCGATCATCCTGGCCCTGCTGCTGCGGGCGCTGCTGGCGCCGCTCCTGCTGATCGCGACCGTGCTGCTGAGCTTCGCCGCCACCCTCGGCCTCTGCGCGTTGATCTTCCGGTACGTCTTCGACTTCCCCGGCGTGGACGCCTCGTTCCCGCTGTTCGCCTTCGTCTTCCTGGTCGCCCTCGGCATCGACTACAACATCTTCCTGATGAGCCGGGTCCGCGAGGAGTCCGCCCGGCGGGGCACCCGGGCCGGCGTGCTGACCGGGCTCGCCGTCACCGGCGGCGTGATCACCTCCGCCGGCATCGTGCTCGCCGCGACGTTCTCCGCGCTCGCCGTACTGCCGTTGGTGGTGCTGGTCGAGCTGGGCGTCGCGGTCGCGGTCGGGGTGCTGCTCGACACCGTCGTCGTCCGCTCGCTGCTGGTGCCCGCGCTGTCGTACGACATCGGTCCGAAGGTCTGGTGGCCGGGCCGGCTGTCCCGGACGAACGGTGAGCGGGAGGCGCGACATGCTCGCTGA
- a CDS encoding NAD(P)/FAD-dependent oxidoreductase — protein MLAETDVVVVGGGLAGLAAARRLHRAGVPWRLLEAGGRLGGRVATDAVDGYLLDRGFQVLNTAYPRLGTLLDVDRLRLGHFTAGVLVRRGDRLDRLVNPLREPTGAPGTALAGVGSLLDRLRFAALATGCATLPKARLLAAPETTTQTALRRAGLSDAIIEELLRPFLSGVFVERELETSSHVLAMVLRSFARGRIGLPAEGMAALPRAVAEPLPAELIDLDSPVSAVSPGRVRTQAGDIRCRAVVVAVDPPAATALLPTLPAVRTHSYTTYYHSAPEAPLDEPILLVDGDRREILANTVVVSRAAPTYAPAGRHLVATSVVGPSAPPEPTVRAELTRLYGRSTADWTHLTTVSIPDALPAAPPPQGRLRKPVALGEGLFVAGDHRDSPSIQGALASGWRAAGAVLSALRTGS, from the coding sequence ATGCTCGCTGAGACCGACGTGGTCGTGGTCGGTGGCGGCCTGGCCGGCCTGGCGGCGGCCCGGCGGCTGCACCGCGCCGGGGTGCCGTGGCGGCTGCTGGAGGCCGGCGGCCGGCTCGGCGGCCGGGTCGCCACCGACGCGGTCGACGGATACCTGCTGGACCGGGGCTTCCAGGTGCTCAACACCGCCTACCCCCGGCTCGGCACCCTGCTCGACGTCGACCGGCTGCGGCTGGGCCACTTCACCGCCGGCGTGCTGGTGCGCAGGGGCGACCGCCTCGACCGCCTGGTCAACCCGCTGCGCGAGCCCACCGGCGCGCCCGGCACCGCGCTGGCCGGCGTCGGCTCGCTGCTCGACCGGCTGCGCTTCGCCGCCCTCGCCACCGGCTGCGCCACCCTGCCGAAGGCGCGGCTGCTCGCCGCGCCGGAGACCACCACCCAGACCGCCCTGCGCCGCGCCGGCCTCTCCGACGCGATCATCGAGGAGTTGCTGCGGCCGTTCCTCTCCGGCGTCTTCGTCGAACGGGAGCTGGAGACCTCCAGTCACGTGCTGGCGATGGTGCTGCGGTCGTTCGCCCGCGGCCGGATCGGCCTGCCCGCCGAGGGGATGGCCGCACTGCCCCGCGCCGTCGCCGAGCCGCTCCCGGCCGAACTGATCGACCTGGACAGCCCTGTCTCGGCGGTGTCGCCCGGCCGGGTCCGCACCCAGGCCGGCGACATCCGCTGCCGCGCCGTCGTGGTCGCCGTCGACCCGCCGGCGGCGACCGCGCTGCTGCCGACCCTGCCGGCGGTACGCACCCACAGCTACACGACGTACTACCACAGCGCGCCGGAGGCGCCGCTCGACGAGCCGATCCTGCTGGTCGACGGCGACCGGCGGGAGATCCTCGCCAACACCGTGGTGGTCAGCCGGGCCGCGCCCACGTACGCGCCGGCCGGGCGGCACCTGGTCGCCACCTCCGTCGTCGGCCCGTCGGCCCCGCCCGAGCCCACGGTGCGGGCGGAGCTGACCCGGCTCTACGGACGGTCCACGGCGGACTGGACCCACCTGACCACGGTGTCGATTCCCGACGCGCTGCCCGCCGCGCCGCCGCCGCAGGGACGGCTGCGCAAGCCGGTGGCGCTGGGGGAGGGCCTCTTCGTGGCCGGCGACCACCGCGACAGCCCATCCATCCAGGGCGCGCTGGCCAGCGGCTGGCGCGCCGCCGGGGCGGTCCTGTCGGCGCTGCGTACCGGCTCCTGA
- a CDS encoding DUF6036 family nucleotidyltransferase — protein MSINDPLLDRSAIEDAFRRLGDRLARRGVVADLYIFGGAAMALAYDARRATRDIGAVFQPHGIVLDEARAVADELGLPHWWLNEQASAYVAPGGDATAPRVFDHPGLRVAAASPEHLLTMKVLAARRRDAEDIRFLVDHLGLTSAEQVLALCAEVFPEEEVPGRARLVLDDVFDDS, from the coding sequence GTGAGCATCAATGATCCATTGCTGGACCGCTCGGCGATCGAGGATGCCTTCCGCCGCCTCGGGGACCGGCTGGCGAGGCGAGGTGTGGTCGCAGACCTCTACATCTTCGGTGGGGCGGCGATGGCTCTGGCCTACGACGCCCGACGGGCTACTCGGGACATCGGGGCGGTGTTCCAACCGCATGGCATCGTGCTCGACGAGGCTCGTGCGGTAGCGGACGAACTCGGCCTGCCGCACTGGTGGCTCAACGAGCAGGCGAGTGCTTATGTCGCTCCGGGAGGCGATGCGACGGCTCCGCGCGTCTTCGACCACCCCGGCCTGCGGGTGGCGGCGGCGTCTCCGGAGCATCTGCTGACCATGAAGGTCCTTGCCGCACGGCGGCGGGACGCCGAGGACATCCGCTTCCTGGTCGACCACCTCGGGTTGACCAGCGCGGAGCAGGTCCTCGCCCTGTGTGCGGAAGTCTTCCCGGAGGAGGAGGTCCCAGGCCGGGCGAGACTCGTGCTCGACGACGTCTTTGACGACTCGTAG
- a CDS encoding VOC family protein: MTEIPSNMVTWFQLPADDVERAWSFYKEAFGWSRDAAYANVAQPGAINGEIAQRTEELHHPRLVIRVDDLDEALRKITEAGGRTIVHRTEIPAIAMVFATFMDTEGNSVNIVSDLRKAAG, translated from the coding sequence GTGACCGAGATTCCGTCCAACATGGTGACCTGGTTTCAACTCCCAGCGGACGACGTCGAGCGAGCCTGGAGCTTCTACAAGGAGGCCTTCGGCTGGAGCCGGGATGCGGCGTACGCGAACGTGGCGCAGCCAGGCGCCATCAACGGCGAGATCGCGCAGCGCACCGAGGAACTGCACCATCCTCGACTGGTGATCCGCGTCGACGACCTCGACGAAGCCCTCCGGAAGATCACGGAGGCCGGCGGAAGAACGATCGTTCATCGTACTGAGATCCCGGCCATCGCCATGGTCTTCGCGACGTTCATGGACACCGAAGGCAACAGTGTGAACATCGTCTCCGACTTGAGGAAAGCCGCCGGCTAG